GATTATTCATCCTCGAGACTGTGGGTAGAGGTAAAGgtgagtttaccttcacccaccttaAGATGCTATTGTAGAACACGTCATGCCGTGTTTTGAAAACGCATTTTGTGCGAATCGCATAATCTGTTTTgagttttcgttttttttttttttttgataaaagcTGATTGcacaaatgaaaatgaaaaatgttaaatttcagACCAATCATTCCAGAAGGAAAGGAGAAGGAGGTAAACTCTCCTTTTCcatcacccacctgaagataggggagagttcctttgaatcggacggcccatgaaccggacgctacagttttctactacactcgagagtaatttagcatcctttacgtaaatcctatttttgcaacatcgatcgatatctcttggaaaatggccgaccttgtggctcgcgccttgtagcaaaaatgggatttacgtaaagggtgctaaattaccatcgagtgtagtagaaaactgcagtgtccggttcatgggccgtccgattcaaaggaactctcccctactatTGTGATagagaaacacgtgtcgtgttttaaaaacacattttgtgaaaaacacataatctttttctttttttttttgatgaaagCAAATTGcagatatgaaaataaaaaatttcggacCAGTCATCATTCTAGAAGGAAAGTGATTGAAATCGAAGTCTTAACTCACACAAAATTATTCCCATTGTCCTGAAGGCTGTTTGTATATATACTGCACCCGATGAGTTTGCCGATTGATATTTATAAACCGGAGAATCTTCAGGTCGTGATTCTCCAACCAGATAAGTACGAAATCTTTTAATTCCATGGTAGACGCAAGCAAACCAGTGAAAAGCTATGAAGGATACGATTATGAAACTGCATACCCTTTTATAGGCAGACATGCGTAATATCTGAAAGAGGAATGTACATTTATTGAAAGTGGCCACTTCATTCACATTGAATTAACACAAACTTCTCTTCtagcttcagaaaaaaattccgCATTTTCGAGTAAATCACTAAGAATTTCATGTCAAAAGTGAAAAGCTCAAAAAATCCACTAGAAGAAGGACCGATTCTTGAAATTTAACTTATCAAAACCACAAAGAATCAGACGCTGTGACTTACCTCCAAGAGTTTACAAAAATAATCCAGAAGTGACATGAGTCTCAGGATTTTTCCTAACCTAATTGCTGCCATAGAAGCCAGAATAACAGGGTCTTCGGTTAATGAAATGCAAAATGAAACCGGTAGGGCACCACACATGTCACCTATGAAATAAATGCTTACAATGTAGGACCTGCAAATTTTAACATCATCACTTTCACGTCAATGTTCTATAGGATATAATTAACTCACCTCAATATTTTTGGATGACTAATCGTCACTTTTCTCAACCTGGGGTTTTTTCTTCCGACGAAAAGCCTTACAAGTATCTCAATTATGAAGAAGATTTGAAATGCCTCTTCCATAAGGTGACGCTTTCTGGTGTAATAATTCTTTAAGTCGTAAAAAGAAGCTGCCAAAGGATAATATATGAAAGCGAAGAGATATAATGCAATCAGTATCATCTCCAAACTAAAACTGAAAGAATTTTGCTCATTATAGTTAACAGAAAATTGAGGATTCACAAatgcaaaaatcaaaatttttaaattagaTCGGAGATTTCTTTGTGAACGTTGAGTATTGTTTTAAAGGTGCGTATTTTTAGAATTTCCGTACGGTTTTCAGTTTTACAAGCAACACGcaaaaactgtagaatggaTTCTCGAGGAATCCTTGTACTGCTTCGAAGCATAATTGTCAATTCAAAATCTGTCGCTTTCATCgcaatcattcgaaaaaattcggAATTGAATCTTTCTTCCGAATAAATTTCTTTGTGGATGCTGACGCTGAAAGATTTTCGAACCTTATAGTTTTAATTTGTTAATTGGTGAAGAaatgtatattttatatttggaaTTGAAACACGTTTAGTGGTTCTGCAGATTGTAACTTTTTGAAGGCATACAATTCAAGATATTTTCGTTCAGTTATCGACCATATATTCACCGTGATTGTCATTTGTTTGGGGTGATACCTGTATCGGATATAATCTTGAACTTACCATAGTTTACTCATTGGATGTATAATATAAAAGTATCTACTGGTAGCATGTGATTTGCGTTCCTCCAAATACGCTGTCGTACTCCTATAGTAATAGCAGAATTTTGGGTGTTTCTTCCAGACCATACACCAGTCACGAAAGCATCGTGAAAATTTGTGAAATATATTCTTAGTATCCTCATCATAGGGTAAATATGTACGGGAAGTTTCATGCTGAACTGTGCAAATATGTGGCATTGACATTTTTGAATCTCTGACACTTGCAGCAGTTAACCATGGTGATGATAATTCCAATCTTTACGATTCAGGCGTATTATCTgttgataaattattatttttggcaACCGTCCGGGATGTACCTACTTCCCGGACACTTTTCTTTGAGAAAGGAGCAGAGAAAGTGGCTCAAAAAATGACCCACCCTATTTTTTGACGAGGAATCACTAGTCTAGATATTCTACTTCTCTCTGGTGAATTCCTAGGATCTcccttaacacgttgactgtcccatgagtcacatatgatacataaaaattttcgccaggagtccatgagtcgtatgtgattcattgattcatttgacgttcaagataaatatggttacttttcatgaacgctgcagtttggtcggttcatatgggcttaacgtcttgtagaaatatgtattgatagcctcaatcataattaatcatacgtgattcaagaaacgtcagcatcaagccttccattggacttgaagattttgaacaagaaaacttccttaaatggctgcagaattaatttttcatagaatatatattttatcactcaaaagtaacccttctctttggataaatgtgttggacgtggggggtgaaaaaaaaattagaatggggacagtcaacgtgatAATAATCAGGAATAATAACAAAAAAtgatgaattaataaaaatatgtacccacattattattatttgaaccaggGTCGTTGTGGGTCGATAAgactttcgggaactgcgaccatgtagatcatTTTGTTCTATACCCTAATCATTCATAGGAACctaaggaggtcgtcaatggtgttgataaaacctacaacatccttaggagtcttggccgttacctcgtgagtaacCAGGAACGTTTTCCTGGtagttcttaggccagccagttCTGGAAACTTGcgtaccatgtgttcagctgtttctgcttctgatccacagagcttacaaatctcatctgctgacttcccCATACAAATggtatttgtaccgacagtgccctgaaAGCTTTAGccgttttctggtgtaggtcggtgaaatcatcacgaatttttttgactgagtaagtctaggagtgattttccagagcgttattctgttgttcaactcccgtTCTTGGAGCGCTGCTTTATATACAATACATCAGTTATATCTCCTAGTTTCGAATCATATATATTTGGGGAAGTTTAAAAAGGGCGAACTATAAAAGGCGTTTCAAATTTAGTAGACCCAATTTGAGGTTTCAACAGTTATCGCAACGATATTATTTTGCGTTCGAACAAAACGATTCATTCCATTCTTCAATAATCGAAATAGTATTCGCTCACGGTTTCAATCAGATTTTGATGGAATAATCAAGTTAGGTGAAACAGGGCCAGAATAATTCCCGAGAACTGAAGTAAATCGAAAAGCTGAAATCATTCTCGAAGTATATTTCGAACTGAACAAAATTGAATATAAATCATTTAGTTCTCATAACTCAGTAATATTATGTCTTCGATGAAACTGAATGCAAATCTCTCTCAGattcgaatgaaaattttcgcTTGTCTCCAAGGTACGTCCTGAGAAACAGCATTTCTTGGAACTCCTTTTCTAGTCTATTCGATTCCTCTTCTCTTCTTTCAGCCTCTAGCCTCAATCTTTGGAATACTTCTGGATTATCCTTGAAACAACGCCTGAATGTTTTCGAATCCAGTTTGTACGTTTCACATATTTCCAGGGCGGTGACGCAAGAAACCGATTTTCTTTGATTTAATATCAGAGCAGCTTCGCCAAAATAAGATCCTTCTTGCAAATGGCATACCTAAATAGAAAATATGCAGTAATTAAATTGTAcaaagagagaaaataattgCAAGTTTTCACGTGAtcgatttatatatatattctgtTGATAAAAACCATAACCATTTCAAATattaaacaaaaattaaaattttcgcttcagcatgtatcgctaaacacctcgcacctcgcattaataataataataataataataatttattgaatccTTTGAGACATTGTACATGTATAGGAAGAGTCAACATAAATAGCTTTAGACATTAATTAATTATCCTCAGAGGagacagaaaaaggaaatcaaaaaattaaaggaaaaaaaaaaaaaacaaaaataacaatGATAACGGTTTACACCCAAGATACTACCGAGTGTGATATCACTCTACCACTGAATTTAAATATTCGCTTTTACTATAAAAGCACTGTtctaaaagaattttttttatttctttcttgAAGCTCGAAAACTTCAACGTTTTAAGTCTATCAGGCAGATGATTGTAGAATTTTATGCCACTATACATAGGAGAATACTCAAATTTGCTCGTCCTATGAGCTGGAATGCAAATGGTTTCTTTTTGCCTAGtattatattcatgaaattggcAACACTTTTTTTGAGAATGAATATTCTTCCTCGTGTAAAGCAGGCAGTTTAGAATATAAATACATGAAAAACTTAATATTTTATGTTTCATAAAAGATGGTCTACAGGACTCCAGGGGTTTCAGACCGAAGATAAGGCGAATTATTCTTTTCTGGGCAACAAAAACAGAACCACTCCCAGACGACGCACCCCACAAGACCGTGTTATAATTTAAATGAGAGTagacattaatcgccatatatctcaaaaacgtttgaacgtagaaaaaattgcttgggacaaagatggtagaaaatgttatgctctacaacttttatattgggaaaggagtgaaatttattccaagaattcatAACTGCAGTCTGCCTACGAATATGGAGCGGCATGATGTTTGAACTAACTTTATAATTCTCATGGAAAAATTTAGCTACCCATCAATTTTTGCACATGAacactattaacccaaacggggcaacaatattcagcagctgaagaaaccaaagctagggctgccgttcgaagagtagttAAATCAGCAACCCATGAAGTACCTACCAGCTAGTTATTGCAGAATATTAatcctagttttcaacttcagccGCAATTTTTCCAAAGGCGCTTCGAACTTCAGCGAAGAATCCAGCTTAGGTTCTGGATATTTAGGATTGACCTTATGTTTCAGAGTTTCAGAGAAGAATTACCTAGAACTAcactcaattttttatatttttggtgATTTCGAATAGAAACACGAAAGCTCAGTTTTATTTATGCATTTGAATTTAGTCACACATTCTTCAGACAAAATAAGGAGACTCCCTGTATCTTTCCCCTAAAAGAAGTCTTTTCTCTTCCTCTCGGAAAGCGGTTATACGAATATGACTTAATTTGGTACACAGAACTCATATGATATGTGAAATCTAATAGTTCCACCTATTTTGGCTATTTTTGCTTTTCACCTTTTGGACAATGTACTTTGAACCAGTCAACATAAGCCGcgtttttgaattccttgaaaattgttgaACTGTTAGATAGTCATTTTTTTGTTATGAAACGATTTTtgggaaaaatctgaaaatgtgATTCAAGTAGAAGTCTATATTGTTCTCAAAAATCTTGCGTTGTAGGAGACAAGacagtttttcaattgaaatggCTTTTCAACGGTtcaacaattttcaaggaattcataCATACGGTTTATATTTACTTCCAAAGACTTCCAAAGACATTGTAGCCCAGTAAAAAGTGTTTCAAGATGTCCAACACCAAGAGATCACACTATGAGATTTCTCACATCATGAATAGCAAGATTTTTCCTTGAATTCAGGAGCccaaatggggaattctcctcaatttgggttatcacagcatatgcaattTCAAACTGTATAATAATAAGTTTGAtgcataaatttttcaaatgcaccgcggaaactattcaaaaatcattcttcaaatatgaggttttgaaatttgaatcgcttcgtttctagtttacgatttggcaacagcgcctactagaaaataaaaagaacaatggtttggttataaaataacagctgttgatttacaaccatcataaggcgcgtactcactggtgaGCCtaaacagcaaccggccataaaaatcccataaaattttacgaccttcctcgttcgtcgcaggcatcatagacagccatctttgtctatctcatcaagatagtgtatttgttgttctttattatcaacgcatatttcagggCATGtcgccaacttgtgcaatagaaacgaaacgctgtAAATTTtatatacccatttttatttttcattttcaagttcttaaaatatttgttttttgtaaacagttgaaatggttatttcacaatgtaacgtttcaaagatattccataaaatatacatcattttcgtcacaaGGAGAATTCCCTATTATGTAGGTTTGGCTTGAAAAAATTTAGTTGAGAACGGAATCCTGATTATccaaaaatagaaatgaatttTGCTAATTTGAGCAGCGTCTAAAATATGAGAACGTTTCTGACCATGTTGTTGATGTTCAGTGGGTGGGCATCAAcagcattcctctatcttctttttttcCCGAGTtatttgtgctaggatgttgaaatgaaaacatggaatactataattttttccaacaggtatatttagTGAAGATGTGAAAACGGAGATAaagaccaaagttgaaatcgcccaaacttaaattttggcctataactcgaaaacaaaagaagatggaggaatgcatttgatggcattataagtttctcgaaaaaagacgaaccTTATGTGCCAtttattttcctctatctcgtttgattaaaaaattgtatcaaaaaacaaaaagagaTGGAGGAATGCatttgatggcattataagtttctcgaaaaaagacgaaccTTATGTGCCAtttattttcctctatctcgtttgattaaaaaattgtatctattgaaatttattctgggaggattctgcatttcttcataaactttttagggttttcacaattaatgtcaaacaaaagccacaattcagaagattttcgaaaatagatttttcgtctgatgaaggagtctgatatagactccaaaacgttacaacttagaattataatttcaacgttatttattttcagttcattatcaggcaacaattttttctagttaatttgctcctgacgaattagtgcaagaatttacgcaggagcaaatcgttgatttcatttttaattgattttgtttcagagattgggagtgaaaaccctaaaaagtttatgaagaaataaaaagttgtagttGTAGTTTCCCACCCTGTTCGTAGTCTCCCTAGTTAAAACAAAATGGTTCAAACATAAATAGTCAACTCGTTGTCGATctttaaaattgttgatctatCCACACCAACTCTGAAATGCTATCAGTACTGTTGAAAAGCTGGGAATCTTCAAAGAGAAGTGTTCTACACTCAAATAATTACTAACCTCTCGACCTGAAGCTGTGGTCACGGACACTGTTCCAGTCGAAATAAAGTACATGCATTCAGCTGGTGCTCCAGCACTTATGATGATATCGTTTGGAAGGAAAACTTCTGGCTTGAGGTTATTTATAATTTCTGTCAGAATCTTCGTTGGTATATCCTCGAAAATTTGCACCTGCTGGATCAGTTTGTAGGTCGAGTGGTAGTTTATCTCTTTCCTCAGTCGATCTTTGAAGATaaatttaatattttcattttataaatATCTCTGTCTGGGGTGGCCCACTCCAGAcacggcgctcattttgagggagtcaATGAAGATATATTGAGAATTtcttcttgtggtgtgtgtagggtgttatAAAgcagaatttaaaattattgtcatatatacagggtgttcgaaaacaaagatatagaccaaagtaaCACTTTTCtgaatgtaacaccctgtatttgacctcaaaaatggaatggccagctcaaattatgatgagtttcttcagataactttatagctcagaagcaccctccacgagataatttcgaaaaattgaaaatatggagtttttttaaatagcaatagggaatactccttctgacgaaaatgatgtattttttatgaaatatctttgaagcataacattttgaaataaccatttcaaacgtttcccaaaaaaaaaatattttaaacacttaaaaaatgaaaaataaaaatgggtatttaaagtttgaaGCGTTTTATCTCggttgcacaagttggcaacatcgactgaaatttgCCTTGATAATACAGGACAACAAATGcgttatcttgatgagatagacaaagatggctccCTATG
This genomic stretch from Coccinella septempunctata chromosome 7, icCocSept1.1, whole genome shotgun sequence harbors:
- the LOC123316470 gene encoding potassium/sodium hyperpolarization-activated cyclic nucleotide-gated channel 1-like, with the translated sequence MSMPHICTVQHETSRTYLPYDEDTKNIFHKFSRCFRDWCMVWKKHPKFCYYYRSTTAYLEERKSHATSRYFYIIHPMSKLCFSLEMILIALYLFAFIYYPLAASFYDLKNYYTRKRHLMEEAFQIFFIIEILVRLFVGRKNPRLRKVTISHPKILRSYIVSIYFIGDMCGALPVSFCISLTEDPVILASMAAIRLGKILRLMSLLDYFCKLLEILRMSAYKRVCSFIIVSFIAFHWFACVYHGIKRFRTYLVGESRPEDSPVYKYQSANSSGAVYIQTAFRTMGIILSTRRESAMKRGIEHKMFSFLLLVFGRVIILVLGVLLINQILRAAKLDTEYREVIGQLKEFMNRKKLPIATRNRLLSFYEYKFQGKFVKEKKIENMLSDRIKKEINYHASNKLIQQVQIFEDIPTKILTEIISHLKSEVFLPNDIIISAGTTADSMYFISSGTVSVTTASGREVCHLQDGGYFGEAALVLNHKKSISSVTALEICETYRLDSKTFRNCFKNYPEIFHKLRAEAERREQETNKLEEEFQEKLFLRTYFGDKRRSTFESGISGDDLGVIPSKKNF
- the LOC123316474 gene encoding potassium/sodium hyperpolarization-activated cyclic nucleotide-gated channel 1-like codes for the protein MLILAVLIVNRLLRASELRIKYSQVLDELNEYINRKKLPPSTRNRLISFYEYKFQGRFVRPAKIEKLLSDRLRKEINYHSTYKLIQQVQIFEDIPTKILTEIINNLKPEVFLPNDIIISAGAPAECMYFISTGTVSVTTASGREVCHLQEGSYFGEAALILNQRKSVSCVTALEICETYKLDSKTFRRCFKDNPEVFQRLRLEAERREEESNRLEKEFQEMLFLRTYLGDKRKFSFESERDLHSVSSKT